A part of Streptomyces sp. NBC_01451 genomic DNA contains:
- a CDS encoding TetR/AcrR family transcriptional regulator, with translation MHIQDSRWSSASAIAPGGPVGAAAGNGRGEGSRTAPLRVDAQRNLEHVLRAAREVFGELGYGAPMEDVARRARVGVGTVYRRFPSKDVLVRRIAEEETSRLTDQARAALGQEDEPWSALSRFLRTSVASGAGRLLPPQILRVGVADDDGVGGSDGSGGLGLDEARVPQQRTQPAGAGIGHGELRLVSDDAAAVSMADDAGAVALLDVVGRLVERAREAGALRPDVSVSDVLLVIATAAPSLPDAAQQAAASSRLLDILLEGLRSRPL, from the coding sequence ATGCACATTCAGGATTCTCGTTGGTCATCCGCGTCCGCCATCGCACCAGGCGGACCGGTCGGCGCGGCGGCGGGCAACGGACGCGGTGAGGGATCGCGTACGGCGCCGCTGCGCGTGGACGCACAGCGCAACCTGGAACACGTACTGCGCGCGGCACGTGAGGTCTTCGGCGAGCTGGGGTACGGCGCGCCGATGGAGGACGTGGCACGGCGCGCGCGGGTGGGTGTCGGCACGGTGTACCGGCGCTTCCCGAGCAAGGACGTCCTGGTCCGGCGGATAGCCGAGGAGGAGACCTCCCGGCTGACCGACCAGGCTCGTGCGGCGCTCGGGCAGGAGGACGAGCCGTGGTCGGCGCTGTCGCGCTTCCTGCGGACGTCGGTGGCCTCGGGCGCCGGGCGGCTGCTGCCGCCGCAGATACTGCGGGTCGGCGTCGCCGACGACGACGGCGTGGGCGGGTCCGACGGCTCCGGTGGCCTCGGTCTCGATGAGGCGCGGGTGCCGCAGCAGCGGACCCAGCCGGCGGGTGCGGGCATCGGTCACGGGGAACTGCGGCTGGTGTCCGACGACGCCGCGGCGGTCTCGATGGCGGACGACGCGGGTGCGGTGGCGCTGCTCGACGTGGTGGGCCGGCTCGTGGAGCGGGCGCGCGAGGCGGGCGCACTGCGGCCGGACGTGTCGGTGTCGGACGTACTGCTGGTGATCGCGACGGCGGCGCCCTCGCTGCCGGACGCCGCGCAGCAGGCGGCGGCCTCTTCACGGCTGCTGGACATCCTGTTGGAGGGGTTGCGATCGCGGCCCCTGTGA